One segment of Haliotis asinina isolate JCU_RB_2024 chromosome 12, JCU_Hal_asi_v2, whole genome shotgun sequence DNA contains the following:
- the LOC137258594 gene encoding sodium- and chloride-dependent glycine transporter 2-like encodes MTNMELQEHWARKEEDAEVENICGNDERNDISPQWSNQLQSILAMLGFSVGMGNLWRFPYVCQRNGGGAFLIPYVIFVVFLSMPLFFLEVALGQFSSRGPIKVWSMCPLMTGIGYGILTLGCLIVPYFSMVFAWALYYIYSSFSTVLPWTTCDNTWNTPQCVSASEARLSIPQNVSQEHVTYTFEAENISADVFGHTSTEEFWQYRVLGISSGIEEPGPAQPHLVLCWFLTCLVVLLCIIKGVRSVGKVVYVTALMPYLLLAVLLARACMMPGARDGILFYLTPDFTRLKHSQVWLEALIQVFFSMGPSWGTLITLSSHNPFHSSITRTTVVVTVAGALTSVFAGFVVFSTVGYLAHSLQQPIDDVVTSGPGIGFIIYPEAVALLPVPQLWSVLFFVTTLMMVIDSVFANAESALRCMKELLPGSLHFKYMQSILAVAFMGATFLVGLIFTTRGGVYMFTLMDWYVVAVVLFVTAVLQCIAIGWLYGADRFSADVEAMTGRPLPAIYMIVCFIFIPTALLIVLVLTVATYENPTYGYYKYSGHAVVAGWCIALVSVAPIPVTMVMTVIRGKGSLFERVKVSTSPTPAWRRLRARHGLEEWTDSMTIKDAFLFMIRMRRRE; translated from the exons ATGACCAATATGGAACTCCAAGAACATTGGGCCCGGAAGGAAGAAGATGCTGAAGTTGAAAAC ATTTGTGGTAACGACGAACGCAATGACATTAGTCCACAATGGTCGAACCAGTTGCAGAGTATCTTGGCTATGCTGGGATTCAGTGTTGGCATGGGCAATCTATGGAGATTCCCCTATGTCTGCCAAAGAAATGGTGGAG GGGCGTTCCTGATTCCATATGTTATCTTCGTGGTATTTTTGTCTATGCCGCTATTTTTCCTCGAAGTCGCACTTGGACAGTTTTCCTCTCGAGGACCAATAAAGGTGTGGTCGATGTGTCCACTGATGACAG GTATTGGTTATGGCATTCTGACTCTCGGCTGTCTCATCGTGCCATACTTCAGTATGGTGTTTGCCTGGGCTCTCTACTACATATATAGCTCCTTCTCTACGGTACTGCCCTGGACAACCTGCGATAACACATGGAACACACCACAGTGTGTCTCTGCAAGTGAGGCACGTCTCTCCATTCCCCAAAATGTGTCTCAAGAACATGTTACCTACACATTTGAGGCCGAGAATATATCTGCAGATGTCTTTGGCCATACGTCCACAGAAGAGTTCTGGCA GTATCGTGTTCTGGGAATCTCCTCTGGGATTGAAGAACCGGGACCTGCACAACCCCATCTGGTTCTCTGTTGGTTCCTTACATGTCTGGTCGTTTTGCTATGCATCATTAAAGGAGTAAGGTCTGTCGGAAAG GTGGTATATGTCACGGCGCTGATGCCTTACCTTCTCCTTGCGGTGCTGTTGGCCAGGGCGTGCATGATGCCGGGTGCAAGGGATGGAATATTATTTTACCTGACGCCTGACTTTACACGTCTTAAACACTCTCAG GTGTGGCTGGAAGCTCTGATACAAGTCTTCTTCTCAATGGGTCCATCATGGGGCACACTGATAACATTATCGAGTCACAACCCGTTCCACAGCAGCATTACACG GACAACCGTAGTGGTAACCGTAGCTGGAGCCTTGACAAGTGTGTTTGCTGGTTTTGTGGTCTTTTCTACCGTTGGGTACCTGGCTCACAGCCTTCAGCAGCCTATTGATGACGTCGTCACATCAG GTCCTGGCATTGGATTTATAATATATCCAGAGGCAGTTGCACTTCTTCCGGTGCCCCAGCTATGGTCGGTCCTCTTCTTTGTAACAACGTTGATGATGGTGATAGACTCTGTG TTTGCGAATGCAGAATCAGCTCTCAGATGCATGAAAGAACTCTTGCCAGGGTCACTTCATTTCAAGTACATGCAGTCCATCCTGGCCGTTGCCTTCATGGGAGCAACGTTTCTTGTGGGGCTCATCTTTACCACTCGT GGAGGCGTGTACATGTTTACGTTGATGGATTGGTATGTCGTGGCAGTCGTCTTGTTTGTCACTGCAGTACTTCAGTGTATTGCCATTGGTTGGTTGTACG GAGCTGATCGCTTCTCTGCTGACGTAGAAGCCATGACAGGCAGACCACTGCCAGCCATCTACATGATTGTGTGTTTCATATTCATTCCTACGGCCTTGCTG ATTGTGCTTGTTCTCACTGTGGCCACTTACGAGAACCCTACATATGGGTACTATAAGTACTCAGGACATGCTGTGGTCGCCGGATGGTGTATTGCCCTGGTGTCAGTTGCCCCTATTCCTGTAACTATGGTGATGACAGTCATCAGAGGAAAAGGATCCCTATTCGAG CGAGTGAAAGTATCCACATCCCCAACTCCTGCCTGGCGGAGGTTAAGAGCGCGACATGGTCTCGAAGAGTGGACAGATTCAATGACCATCAAAGATGCCTTTTTGTTCATGATAAGGATGAGAAGAAGGGAATAA